The Deltaproteobacteria bacterium genomic sequence CCGGCGTTTTGAACGCGTGTTGCGGGAGATGTCCCATCGGGACTGATGTGGGCGACATAGTTTCGTTCAGCCATATCGAAGCTGTGAGACTTGGCGGCGCACCGGAGTTTTGTGTTGAGGGTCAGGGGACCAGCTGGCTCGAAAACGCCTTCTGTATCACAGTCGGCACCCTCGGCTCGGCGTTGATTGGTCAACTCTAAGACTTGTCGTTCAAACTCCGTCGACTCAGGATCCCAGCTGTCTTCGAATTCAATACACGGGGTGATTGAACTTAGAATTGGTAATTCTGGAGTAGGTTGGGTTTCGGAGTCCCATGATTCATGGAGGACTGCTGAGCCACAGCCTGTGAGTATCATGAGAAGGCCAAGAGTGAG encodes the following:
- a CDS encoding CAP domain-containing protein; translation: MNSYTAFSTALTLGLLMILTGCGSAVLHESWDSETQPTPELPILSSITPCIEFEDSWDPESTEFERQVLELTNQRRAEGADCDTEGVFEPAGPLTLNTKLRCAAKSHSFDMAERNYVAHISPDGTSPATRVQNAGYAYQIVGENIAAGQTTPEQAVAGWMHSDGHCANLMNPSYEEMGAGYAPSDQPPYYHYWTQVFGKPRNF